GCATGCAAGAGCCGTCGATGGAGGAGGATTCCGAGCGATaatctctccttctctctttctctctctattagCACGCATGCAGCTCGGGCGTTGATCGAATGAGGAGCTTCCATCGCTGAATGATTGACGATGATGATCAATTTCAGAGGATTTCATCGTCAATTTCGCCTTCTCCACTTGGTTTCAACCTTTTACTTTCACTTTCCAttgttttcttccattttcttttcctccaaaattctctcctcttttcattttctggaATTCGAATCTGCTTGATGATGATAcacgtttttttattttaatttcaatttgtctctgtttatatacatatatgttgATTGGATTTGAGATTTCAGAGGACGACGTTTTTCCTGTTGAATGAATGATTGCATTCACGATGGAGGATATTTGTGATTTTCGTGTTTTCGTGTTTATTTTTGTCGAATCTATCGAGTTGAAGATGTTGGTTGTGTCTTCGGGGTGATTTGATCTAATTAGGGAGGTTTGGATTGAATGCTCTGGTTCTTCATGGGGATCTATTCTTATGAGGAGATTCAGGGGAGGGAGATTATGTCAAGAACTTAAGAGGTTGGTAAATTGATGGGGAACACATGTGTAGGACCAAATCTCGGCAATAATGGATTCTTGAAATCTGTTACGGCCGCAGTATGGCCAAGCCGACCACCGGAGGAAAGACTTCCTCCGCCTAAGGATGGGGCCGACAGCAAAAGTAAGGCAAATGCGAGTTCGGATTCAACCAAGAACGACGATGCTTCTAAAGATTCAGATCCCAGTGGTGTTCAAAATACGCCGCCTGAAACCGTGAAAATTGGTAATAATGATCCACAAAAAGCAGTGGAGCGTGAGATGTCGTCTAGAGTGATTAAAGATGAAACTAGGGCACCAGACGGAACAAAATCGAAAAAGGTCTCTAACTTTAAGAGAGTATCCAGCGCAGGACTTCAAATTGATTCGGTGTTAGGGCgaaaaacggacaatattaaGGATCATTACACATTGGGGCGGAAGCTCGGACAGGGGCAGTTCGGGACGACATTTCTTTGTGTGGCGAAGGAATCGGGGAAAGAATTTGCGTGCAAATCTATAGCGAAAAGGAAATTGACGACGAAAGAGGATGTGGAGGATGTTAGAAGAGAGATACAGATAATGCACCATTTAGCAGGTCATCCTAATGTGATTCAGATTGTGGGGGCTTATGAGGACGCGGTGGCAGTTCATGTCGTAATGGAGCTTTGTGCGGGTGGGGAATTGTTTGATAGGATTATACAGAGGGGTCATTATACGGAGAAAAAGGCTGCTGAATTAGCTAGAATCATAGTCGGTGTTGTCGAGGCATGCCATTCTCTGGGTGTCATGCATAGGGATTTGAAACCagagaattttcttttcatcagTCAAGAAGAGGAGTCTGCACTTAAGACCATAGATTTTGGGCTCTCCATGTTCTTTAGGCCAGGTAACATCTttcaactctttctttttgtttgatgaaataGTTTCTTGAAATCGTCGTTCGTAAGGCTTATTATTTTAGACCTTGCTTTAAGTTAGTTTTGATTGGATTCCACTATTAAAGGAAAGCTATAAGGTAAAAGTTTAGGAGGCAAGTTAGAGCgaagttttgaagttttttagTATAATGACAGCGATAATTGACATATGTTATTGACACTCCTaactctaaaataaaaaagaaagaaaaagtgggATAAAGATTTGTACTTCCAAATTTGAAAGAGAAGTTATGCTCATGTTGAAATACTGAAGTTTGAATATTAAACAACTAAGGTAATTGTCCCTTTTTGTTCTTCGGGCATATACGACCTCGAAATAGTAATTTCTCAAGTCAGCACGTGGTGGTAGTGATTAACCTTGTCGAGCTGACTTGATGCAGCACATATATTGATCTAGAGATCAAGAGCCGACAGGCAACAACCTTTTTGAAAGAATATGCATTAAATTAGAATTACTTCATGTATAGAGAAGCTTGCATCGTCTTTCTGTCATACTGCTTAAAGGGACGCGAAGTAATGTTTCTGACGATCAAATAGATTTTAATGGTTAGGATCGTGTACCGGCAAGCTGTGACCGAACGGTTGAGTTAGTTTGAAATTATTCTTCACGAATAGTTATGTTTATGAAGAAACTTAGTCGCAATGAGAGGTCTATTTATGAAGATTATGTTATTTATATCCACCCTGCATCTGTTTCCCTTTTAGTCTGACCAGAAATAGTTTTTTCTCAGGTGAAACTTTCACAGATGTTGTTGGTAGCCCATATTATGTAGCCCCAGAAGTATTGCGGAAGCTTTATGGGCCAGAGTGTGATGTATGGAGTGCTGGggttatcatatatattttactgAGTGGCGTGCCTCCGTTCTGGGATGGTGAGTTTCTGGATCCAGAAACCACACCCTTTTGGATTTTCCAGCCATTAAATAGCTTCATAGGAAATAACTAACTGTATATACATGACTTGTGTCCTAAAATTCTTATGGCATACCAGAGACGGAGCAAGGAATATTTGAGCAGGTTTTGAAAGGCGACCTTGACTTTATGTCAGAACCGTGGCCTAGTATATCTGGAGACGCAAAAGATCTAGTGCGGAAAATGCTTGTAAGAGATCCCAAAAAAAGACTATCAGCCCATGAAGTCCTTTGTAAGTTTATATCTATAGTGTATGAATTCATGGTCCCACAACATAGCATGGACAAGTTTTACTGTAATTTCTGAAAATCGATtataagataataataataatttgtgttACTTGTTAGCTGTAACTTACTTGCTACTTATTTACTTCTGTTACCata
This portion of the Cucurbita pepo subsp. pepo cultivar mu-cu-16 chromosome LG08, ASM280686v2, whole genome shotgun sequence genome encodes:
- the LOC111800607 gene encoding calcium-dependent protein kinase 20-like; protein product: MGNTCVGPNLGNNGFLKSVTAAVWPSRPPEERLPPPKDGADSKSKANASSDSTKNDDASKDSDPSGVQNTPPETVKIGNNDPQKAVEREMSSRVIKDETRAPDGTKSKKVSNFKRVSSAGLQIDSVLGRKTDNIKDHYTLGRKLGQGQFGTTFLCVAKESGKEFACKSIAKRKLTTKEDVEDVRREIQIMHHLAGHPNVIQIVGAYEDAVAVHVVMELCAGGELFDRIIQRGHYTEKKAAELARIIVGVVEACHSLGVMHRDLKPENFLFISQEEESALKTIDFGLSMFFRPGETFTDVVGSPYYVAPEVLRKLYGPECDVWSAGVIIYILLSGVPPFWDETEQGIFEQVLKGDLDFMSEPWPSISGDAKDLVRKMLVRDPKKRLSAHEVLCHPWVKANGVAPDKPLDSAVLSRLNQFSAMNRLKKIAIRIIAESLSEEEIAGLKEMFKMIDTDNSGQITLEELKHGLERVGANLQDSEISGLMQAADVDNSGTIEYGEFVAAMLHLNKVQKEDHLFAAFSYFDKDGSGYITQDELQQACEKFGLPDIRLEDIMREVDQDNDGRIDYSEFVAMMQDTGFVRR